A window from Tenacibaculum singaporense encodes these proteins:
- a CDS encoding neutral zinc metallopeptidase, protein MKKFKFIIALLCISLLTVQCTQEENNLTNDNAPTGISSPSMLDVNNADHYTVDGFGPNSYWAEYIVNQSTTNFLKTEHNEAASFFGMGNVPLYLAGGDGTFNALSFSNGYIVWGEELLASALSYGNAAIAYVAAHEMGHQVQFRDNTIPSGNHVSATELEADGFGGYFIRRTYTSNWNTAASAYNFSQTLAGPNGSSHGTASQRRSAFRLGYLLGDNGTYSNRNFDRNFFYYYDYYVVGGRLKSELKKPASIEQSQHENIVAHLEELHKIYTGEISEEEFLNLN, encoded by the coding sequence TTTATTATTGCATTATTATGCATATCCCTTCTTACTGTACAATGTACCCAAGAAGAAAATAATCTTACAAATGACAATGCTCCTACGGGTATTAGTTCTCCAAGTATGTTAGATGTTAACAACGCTGACCACTACACAGTTGATGGCTTTGGGCCAAACTCTTATTGGGCGGAATATATCGTTAACCAGTCTACTACTAACTTTTTAAAGACTGAACATAACGAAGCTGCAAGTTTTTTTGGAATGGGTAATGTACCTTTATACTTGGCAGGTGGAGATGGAACTTTCAATGCTCTTTCTTTTTCAAACGGTTATATTGTATGGGGAGAGGAATTGTTAGCAAGTGCTTTAAGCTATGGTAATGCAGCCATTGCATACGTTGCTGCACATGAGATGGGACATCAAGTACAATTTAGAGATAATACTATACCTAGTGGTAATCACGTTAGTGCTACTGAATTAGAAGCTGATGGGTTTGGAGGTTATTTTATCCGAAGAACTTATACTAGTAACTGGAATACTGCTGCTAGTGCTTATAATTTTTCACAAACATTAGCTGGACCTAACGGAAGCTCTCACGGTACTGCATCTCAAAGAAGATCTGCTTTTAGATTAGGGTATTTATTAGGAGATAACGGAACTTATTCTAACAGAAATTTTGATAGAAACTTCTTTTACTATTATGACTATTATGTTGTAGGTGGTAGATTAAAATCAGAATTAAAAAAGCCTGCTTCTATAGAGCAAAGTCAGCATGAAAATATTGTAGCTCATTTAGAGGAATTACATAAAATTTATACAGGTGAAATTTCTGAAGAAGAATTCTTAAACTTAAATTAA
- the eno gene encoding phosphopyruvate hydratase — MSIIINIHARQIFDSRGNPTVEVDVTTENGIVGRAAVPSGASTGEHEAVELRDGGDNYMGKGVLKAVENVNTVIAQELLGVSVFEQNMIDQLMIDLDGTPNKSVLGANAILGVSLAAAKAAANELGLPLYRYVGGVSANTLPVPMMNIINGGSHSDAPIAFQEFMVMPVKAQNFTEAMQVGSEIFHNLKKVLHDRNLSTAVGDEGGFAPTLEGTEDAIETIALATKNAGYKFGEEVMIALDCASAEFYVDGKYDYTKFEGDKGAVRTSEEQAAYLAELCEKYPIISIEDGMDENDWDGWKMLTEKVGDRVQLVGDDLFVTNVERLSKGIENGIANSILIKVNQIGTLTETIAAVNMAHNAGYTSVMSHRSGETEDNTIADLAVALNCGQIKTGSASRSDRMAKYNQLLRIEEELADVAYYPQEKAFKVK, encoded by the coding sequence ATGAGTATTATAATAAACATTCATGCACGTCAAATTTTTGATTCAAGAGGAAATCCAACAGTGGAAGTAGATGTAACTACAGAAAATGGAATTGTAGGTAGAGCAGCAGTACCATCTGGTGCTTCTACAGGAGAACACGAAGCTGTTGAATTACGTGATGGAGGTGATAATTATATGGGTAAAGGTGTGTTAAAAGCGGTTGAAAATGTTAACACAGTTATTGCCCAAGAGTTATTAGGAGTATCTGTATTTGAGCAAAATATGATCGATCAATTGATGATTGATTTAGATGGAACTCCGAACAAATCAGTTTTAGGAGCGAATGCTATTTTAGGTGTTTCTTTAGCAGCAGCAAAAGCAGCAGCCAATGAATTAGGATTACCATTATATCGTTATGTAGGCGGAGTTTCAGCAAATACTTTACCTGTTCCCATGATGAATATTATCAACGGAGGTTCGCATTCAGATGCACCAATTGCATTCCAAGAGTTTATGGTTATGCCAGTAAAAGCTCAAAACTTTACAGAAGCAATGCAAGTAGGGTCTGAAATTTTTCACAACTTAAAGAAAGTATTGCATGATCGTAATTTATCTACAGCAGTAGGTGATGAAGGTGGATTTGCTCCAACGCTTGAAGGAACTGAAGATGCTATTGAAACAATTGCTTTAGCAACTAAAAATGCTGGATATAAATTTGGAGAGGAAGTGATGATTGCATTAGATTGTGCTTCTGCCGAATTTTATGTAGATGGAAAATATGATTACACAAAGTTTGAAGGAGATAAAGGAGCTGTAAGAACTTCAGAAGAGCAAGCTGCTTATTTAGCAGAGTTATGTGAAAAATACCCTATCATTTCTATTGAAGATGGAATGGATGAGAACGATTGGGATGGATGGAAGATGTTAACAGAAAAAGTAGGAGATAGAGTTCAGTTAGTTGGAGATGATTTATTTGTAACAAACGTTGAGCGTTTATCAAAAGGAATTGAGAATGGAATTGCAAATTCAATTTTAATTAAAGTAAATCAAATAGGTACATTAACAGAAACAATTGCAGCGGTAAACATGGCGCATAATGCAGGATATACTTCTGTAATGAGTCATCGTTCTGGAGAAACTGAAGATAATACCATTGCGGATTTAGCTGTAGCATTAAACTGCGGACAAATCAAAACAGGTTCTGCTTCACGTTCTGATCGTATGGCAAAATACAATCAATTATTACGTATTGAAGAAGAATTAGCTGATGTAGCTTATTATCCACAAGAAAAAGCATTTAAAGTAAAATAA
- the carA gene encoding glutamine-hydrolyzing carbamoyl-phosphate synthase small subunit, with protein sequence MKYQTRKKALVLLADGTIFYGKSIGIEGTATGEICFNTGMTGYQEIFTDPSYFGQLMVATNAHIGNYGVNNEEVESEGIKISGLICRNFSFTHSRVDSDGNLFDWFEKHNLVAISDVDTRALVSYIRENGAMNAIISTEVDKIDELKKQLAEIPNMEGLELASKVSTKEPYFVGDENAPIKISALDIGIKKNILRNLAKRGAYIKVYPYNASFEQMSDFNPDGYFISNGPGDPEPLEEAQKTAKQIIEKDLPLFGICLGHQVIALANGISTYKMHNGHRGINHPVKNLLTGKGEITSQNHGFAINREEAEAHPDVEITHVHLNDHTVAGIRMKSKNVFSVQYHPEASPGPHDAEYLFDQFIENIKKVKA encoded by the coding sequence ATGAAATATCAAACACGTAAAAAAGCATTAGTTCTATTAGCAGACGGAACTATTTTCTACGGAAAATCTATTGGGATAGAAGGAACCGCAACAGGAGAGATTTGTTTTAACACAGGTATGACAGGATATCAAGAAATTTTTACAGATCCTTCTTACTTCGGACAATTAATGGTAGCTACCAATGCTCATATTGGTAACTATGGAGTTAACAATGAAGAAGTAGAATCAGAAGGAATTAAAATTTCAGGATTAATTTGTCGTAACTTTAGTTTTACACACTCTCGTGTAGATTCAGATGGAAATTTATTTGACTGGTTCGAGAAACACAATTTAGTAGCTATATCAGATGTAGATACACGTGCGTTAGTATCTTATATTAGAGAAAATGGAGCTATGAATGCTATTATTTCAACTGAAGTAGATAAAATAGACGAATTAAAGAAGCAATTAGCTGAGATTCCTAATATGGAAGGATTAGAATTAGCTTCTAAGGTATCAACTAAAGAACCTTATTTTGTAGGTGATGAAAATGCTCCAATAAAAATATCAGCTTTAGATATAGGTATCAAGAAAAATATTTTAAGAAACTTAGCAAAAAGAGGAGCTTATATTAAAGTATATCCTTACAATGCGAGTTTCGAACAAATGAGTGATTTTAACCCTGATGGATATTTTATTTCTAACGGACCTGGAGACCCAGAGCCTCTAGAAGAAGCTCAAAAAACAGCAAAACAAATCATCGAAAAAGATTTACCGTTATTCGGTATTTGTTTAGGACATCAGGTAATAGCACTAGCGAACGGAATTTCTACTTATAAAATGCACAATGGTCACAGAGGAATTAATCATCCTGTGAAGAACTTACTAACGGGTAAGGGAGAAATTACTTCTCAAAACCATGGTTTCGCTATCAATAGAGAAGAAGCAGAAGCGCATCCAGATGTGGAAATAACTCATGTACACTTAAATGATCATACCGTAGCAGGTATTAGAATGAAGTCTAAAAATGTATTCTCTGTTCAGTACCATCCAGAAGCGAGCCCTGGACCGCACGACGCAGAATATTTATTTGACCAGTTTATCGAGAACATCAAAAAAGTAAAAGCATAA
- the rplQ gene encoding 50S ribosomal protein L17, whose product MRHGKKFNHLGRKTAHRKAMLSNMACSLIEHKRINTTEAKAKALRKFVEPLITKSKDDTTHNRRVVFSYLRSKEAVTELFKEISVKVADRPGGYVRIIKLGNRQGDNAPMAMVELVDYNELYNPKGNKAKKSTRRSRRGGAKKTEAAAVETQTSQEEE is encoded by the coding sequence ATGAGACACGGAAAGAAATTTAATCATTTAGGAAGAAAAACAGCGCACAGAAAAGCGATGTTATCTAACATGGCTTGTTCTTTGATCGAGCACAAGCGAATCAATACTACAGAAGCTAAAGCGAAAGCTTTACGTAAGTTTGTAGAGCCTTTAATTACAAAATCTAAAGACGATACAACTCACAACCGTCGTGTAGTATTTAGTTACTTGCGTAGCAAAGAAGCTGTTACAGAATTATTCAAAGAAATTTCTGTAAAAGTAGCAGACAGACCAGGAGGGTATGTTCGTATCATCAAGTTAGGAAACCGTCAAGGAGATAACGCTCCAATGGCAATGGTTGAATTAGTTGACTACAACGAGTTATACAATCCAAAAGGAAACAAAGCTAAAAAGAGTACTCGTCGTAGCCGTCGTGGTGGAGCGAAGAAAACTGAAGCTGCAGCTGTTGAAACTCAAACTTCACAAGAAGAAGAATAA
- a CDS encoding DNA-directed RNA polymerase subunit alpha has translation MAILNFQKPDKVIMIESTDFSGRFEFRPLEPGFGLTVGNALRRVLLSSLEGFAITSLRIDGVDHEFSTIQGVVEDVTEIILNLKQVRFKKQIEESDRETVSIAISGQEQLTAGDLQKFISGFQVLNPDLVICNMDKSVTLNAEITIEKGRGFVPAEENKRAGAPLGTIFTDSIYTPIKNVKYAVENFRVEQKTDYEKLVFDIDTDGSINPKDALTEAAKILIHHFMLFSDERITLEADEIAQTETYDEESLHMRQLLKTKLVDMDLSVRALNCLKAAEVDTLGDLVSFNKSDLMKFRNFGKKSLTELDELVANKGLSFGMDLSKYKLDKD, from the coding sequence ATGGCAATTTTAAATTTTCAAAAGCCTGATAAAGTAATAATGATTGAATCTACTGATTTTTCAGGAAGATTCGAATTCAGACCTCTTGAACCAGGTTTTGGATTAACAGTTGGTAATGCATTACGAAGAGTATTATTATCATCTCTTGAAGGATTCGCTATTACATCATTACGTATCGATGGAGTTGATCATGAGTTTTCAACTATTCAAGGTGTTGTAGAAGATGTAACAGAAATTATCTTAAACTTAAAGCAAGTACGTTTTAAGAAGCAGATTGAAGAATCAGACAGAGAAACAGTTTCTATTGCAATATCAGGACAAGAGCAATTAACAGCTGGTGACTTACAAAAGTTCATTTCAGGTTTTCAAGTACTAAATCCAGATTTAGTAATTTGTAACATGGATAAATCGGTAACGTTAAATGCTGAAATTACCATTGAAAAAGGTAGAGGTTTTGTACCAGCAGAAGAAAACAAAAGAGCTGGTGCACCTTTAGGAACAATTTTTACAGATTCTATTTACACTCCAATAAAGAATGTAAAATATGCTGTTGAAAATTTCCGTGTAGAGCAAAAGACCGATTACGAAAAATTAGTTTTCGATATCGATACTGATGGATCTATCAATCCTAAAGATGCCTTAACTGAAGCAGCTAAGATTTTAATCCACCACTTTATGTTATTCTCTGATGAGCGTATCACTTTAGAGGCAGATGAAATCGCACAAACTGAAACTTATGATGAAGAATCATTACATATGCGTCAGTTATTAAAGACGAAATTAGTTGATATGGATTTATCTGTTCGTGCTTTAAACTGTTTGAAAGCTGCAGAAGTAGATACTTTAGGAGACTTAGTATCATTCAACAAAAGCGATTTAATGAAGTTCAGAAACTTTGGTAAAAAATCATTAACTGAATTAGATGAGTTAGTGGCTAACAAAGGTCTAAGTTTCGGAATGGATTTAAGCAAATACAAATTAGATAAAGATTAA
- the rpsD gene encoding 30S ribosomal protein S4: protein MARYTGPKTKIARKFGEAIFGDDKNFEKRNYPPGQHGVGKRRGKKSEYAIQLMEKQKAKYTYGILERQFRNLFKKASASQGVTGEILLQLCESRLDNVVYRLGVANSRRAARQLVSHRHITVNGDIVNIPSFRLKAGDVVAVREKSKSLEAIENALAANSNVYEWLTWNADQKSGTFVKAPERLQIPENIKEQLIVELYSK, encoded by the coding sequence ATGGCAAGATATACAGGACCAAAAACTAAGATTGCTCGTAAATTTGGCGAGGCAATTTTCGGAGACGATAAGAACTTCGAAAAAAGAAATTACCCTCCAGGACAACATGGAGTTGGTAAAAGAAGAGGTAAAAAATCTGAATATGCAATCCAGTTAATGGAAAAGCAAAAAGCTAAATATACTTATGGTATTTTAGAGCGTCAGTTCCGTAACCTTTTCAAAAAAGCATCAGCTTCTCAAGGAGTAACAGGTGAAATTTTATTACAATTATGTGAATCTCGTTTAGATAACGTAGTATACCGTTTAGGTGTTGCAAATTCACGCAGAGCTGCACGTCAGTTAGTATCTCACCGTCATATTACTGTAAATGGTGATATCGTTAACATTCCATCATTTAGATTAAAAGCAGGAGATGTAGTAGCTGTTAGAGAAAAGTCTAAATCATTAGAAGCTATTGAAAATGCTTTAGCGGCAAATAGCAATGTTTACGAGTGGTTAACTTGGAATGCAGATCAAAAATCAGGAACATTTGTAAAAGCTCCAGAAAGATTACAAATCCCTGAAAACATTAAAGAGCAATTAATCGTAGAATTATACTCTAAGTAA
- the rpsK gene encoding 30S ribosomal protein S11, whose product MAKSKVTKKRKVVIESVGEAHVTASFNNIIISLTNKKGDVISWSSAGKMGFRGSKKNTPYAAQLAAEDCANVAKEAGLRKVKVYVKGPGNGRESAIRSIHNSGIEVTEIIDVTPIPHNGCRPPKRRRV is encoded by the coding sequence ATGGCAAAGTCTAAAGTAACAAAAAAACGTAAAGTTGTAATAGAGTCAGTTGGTGAAGCACACGTAACTGCATCTTTCAACAATATTATTATTTCTTTAACAAACAAAAAAGGTGACGTTATTTCTTGGTCATCTGCAGGGAAAATGGGCTTCAGAGGTTCTAAAAAGAACACTCCTTACGCAGCTCAGTTAGCAGCAGAAGATTGTGCAAATGTTGCTAAAGAAGCAGGTTTACGTAAAGTAAAAGTGTACGTTAAAGGACCAGGTAACGGTAGAGAGTCTGCAATCAGATCTATCCACAATTCAGGTATCGAGGTAACAGAAATCATTGATGTTACTCCAATTCCTCACAACGGATGTCGTCCACCTAAAAGAAGAAGAGTATAA
- the rpsM gene encoding 30S ribosomal protein S13, protein MARIAGIDIPKNKRGVIALTYIFGIGRSRAKEILAAANIDESIKVQDWTDDQIAAIREQVGTYTIEGELRSEVQLSIKRLMDIGCQRGIRHRLGLPLRGQRTKNNSRTRKGKRKTVANKKK, encoded by the coding sequence ATGGCAAGAATCGCAGGTATAGATATTCCAAAGAATAAAAGAGGTGTTATCGCTTTAACTTACATCTTTGGTATAGGAAGAAGTAGAGCTAAAGAGATTTTAGCTGCTGCTAATATAGATGAAAGTATCAAAGTTCAAGATTGGACTGATGATCAAATTGCAGCAATTCGTGAGCAAGTTGGAACTTACACTATTGAAGGTGAGTTACGTTCTGAAGTTCAATTAAGCATTAAACGTTTAATGGACATCGGATGTCAAAGAGGTATTCGTCACAGACTTGGTTTACCATTACGTGGACAAAGAACAAAGAATAACTCTCGTACAAGAAAAGGTAAGAGAAAAACTGTAGCTAACAAGAAAAAATAA
- the ykgO gene encoding type B 50S ribosomal protein L36 — translation MKVRASLKKRSADCKIVRRKGRLYVINKKNPRFKQRQG, via the coding sequence ATGAAAGTAAGAGCATCATTAAAGAAAAGAAGTGCCGACTGCAAAATTGTACGCAGAAAAGGCAGATTATATGTAATTAACAAAAAGAATCCTAGATTTAAACAAAGACAAGGGTAG
- the infA gene encoding translation initiation factor IF-1 → MAKQPAIQQDGTITEALSNAMFRVELENGHIVTAHISGKMRMHYIKLLPGDKVKLEMSPYDLSKARITYRY, encoded by the coding sequence ATGGCTAAACAACCAGCAATTCAACAAGACGGAACCATTACAGAAGCATTATCAAATGCAATGTTTCGAGTAGAATTAGAGAACGGACATATTGTTACGGCTCACATTTCAGGAAAAATGCGTATGCATTATATTAAACTATTACCAGGAGATAAGGTAAAGTTAGAAATGAGCCCGTATGATTTATCAAAGGCAAGAATTACTTACAGATATTAA
- the secY gene encoding preprotein translocase subunit SecY, which translates to MNFINTLKDIWKIEELKEKLLLTLGLIAVYRFMAAVPLPGIDPTQLSALKDSTDSGLLGLLNAFTGGAFARASVMALGIMPYISASIVVQLMGIAVPYLQKLQKDGESGRKKITQITRWLTIAITLFQAPTYIGVIQNQMGLPQEAFLVTGATFWISSIILLSAGTIFAMWLGERITDKGVGNGISLLITVGIIANFPAAFIQELVSKQTAGAGGIMMILIELIVWFVVILLTVLLVTAVRKVAVQYARRTAVTNIKDVDGARQYIPLKLNAAGVMPIIFAQAIMFLPIALGQKYPALNSLTDINGLWYNVIFALLIIVFSYFYTAITIPTNKMAEDLKRSNGFVPGYKPGEETANFLDSVLSKITLPGSIFLAALSILPAIIVKFGVTQNWAMFYGGTSLIIMVGVAIDTIQQINSYLLNSRYDGLMKTGNSNRKSLK; encoded by the coding sequence ATGAATTTTATAAATACTTTAAAAGACATTTGGAAGATTGAAGAGTTAAAAGAAAAATTACTTTTAACCTTAGGTTTAATCGCTGTTTACCGTTTTATGGCAGCAGTTCCATTACCAGGAATTGATCCTACTCAGTTATCAGCATTAAAAGACAGTACTGACAGTGGACTTTTAGGTTTATTAAACGCATTTACAGGTGGGGCATTTGCTAGAGCGTCAGTAATGGCACTTGGTATAATGCCTTATATTTCTGCATCAATTGTGGTTCAGTTAATGGGTATTGCGGTACCATATTTACAGAAATTACAAAAAGATGGAGAAAGTGGACGTAAGAAGATTACGCAAATAACAAGATGGCTTACGATTGCTATTACGTTGTTTCAAGCACCAACCTATATTGGAGTAATCCAAAATCAAATGGGATTACCGCAAGAAGCATTCTTAGTAACAGGAGCAACATTTTGGATATCATCTATCATTCTTTTAAGTGCAGGAACAATTTTTGCAATGTGGTTAGGAGAGCGTATTACTGATAAAGGAGTTGGTAATGGAATTTCATTATTAATTACCGTTGGTATTATCGCAAACTTCCCAGCAGCATTTATTCAAGAATTAGTTTCTAAGCAAACTGCAGGTGCTGGAGGAATTATGATGATTTTAATCGAATTAATAGTTTGGTTTGTAGTAATCTTGTTAACCGTATTATTAGTTACAGCAGTACGTAAAGTAGCCGTTCAATACGCACGTCGTACAGCAGTTACAAACATTAAAGATGTTGATGGCGCAAGACAGTACATTCCTTTAAAATTGAATGCAGCTGGAGTAATGCCAATTATTTTTGCACAGGCTATTATGTTTTTACCAATAGCATTGGGGCAAAAATATCCAGCATTAAACAGTTTAACTGATATTAACGGCTTATGGTATAACGTTATATTTGCTTTATTAATTATTGTCTTTAGTTACTTTTATACAGCTATTACTATTCCAACGAATAAAATGGCAGAAGACTTAAAGAGAAGTAATGGTTTTGTTCCAGGTTATAAACCAGGTGAAGAAACAGCTAATTTCTTAGATTCAGTATTGTCGAAAATTACATTACCAGGATCTATCTTCTTAGCAGCTTTATCTATTTTACCAGCAATCATTGTAAAGTTTGGAGTTACTCAAAACTGGGCAATGTTTTATGGAGGAACATCATTAATCATTATGGTAGGAGTTGCAATAGACACTATTCAGCAAATAAACTCGTATTTATTAAACAGTCGTTATGATGGTTTAATGAAAACAGGTAACAGTAACAGAAAATCATTAAAATAA
- the rplO gene encoding 50S ribosomal protein L15: MSLHNLKPAAGSTKSGKRIARGEGSGHGGTSTRGHKGAKSRSGYSRKIGFEGGQMPLQRRVPKFGFTNINRKEYVGVNLDKLQSLVDNGKITDTVNLDVLVENRLARKNDLVKILGGGELKAKLNITVHKFTASAKAAIEAAGGEAVTL; this comes from the coding sequence ATGAGTTTACACAACTTAAAACCAGCAGCAGGGTCTACAAAAAGCGGTAAAAGAATCGCTCGTGGAGAAGGTTCTGGTCACGGAGGTACCTCTACAAGAGGACATAAAGGAGCTAAATCTCGTTCTGGTTATTCTCGTAAAATAGGATTTGAAGGAGGACAAATGCCACTTCAAAGACGTGTGCCTAAATTTGGTTTCACTAACATTAATCGTAAAGAATATGTTGGTGTAAATTTAGACAAGTTACAATCATTAGTAGATAACGGAAAGATAACAGATACAGTTAATTTAGATGTTTTAGTAGAAAACAGATTGGCTCGTAAAAACGACTTAGTTAAAATATTAGGTGGTGGAGAGTTAAAAGCTAAATTAAATATAACTGTACATAAATTTACAGCATCAGCTAAAGCGGCTATTGAAGCAGCAGGAGGTGAAGCAGTAACATTATAA
- the rpmD gene encoding 50S ribosomal protein L30: MSKIRVTQVKSQIGRLKNQKRTLEALGLRKMNQTVEHEASATILGMVSKVSHLVSVEEIK; the protein is encoded by the coding sequence ATGAGTAAAATAAGAGTTACACAAGTAAAAAGTCAAATCGGTCGCCTTAAAAATCAAAAAAGAACGTTAGAGGCGTTAGGTTTACGTAAAATGAACCAAACTGTAGAACATGAAGCATCAGCTACAATTTTGGGTATGGTAAGTAAAGTTTCACACTTAGTTTCTGTTGAAGAAATTAAATAA
- the rpsE gene encoding 30S ribosomal protein S5 gives MMLGYKNVERVKPSGLELVDKLVGVQRVTKVTKGGRAFGFSAIVVVGDGNGVVGHGLGKSKDVSSAIAKAVEDAKKNLVRIPILDGTLPHEQKGKFGGAKVFIKPASHGTGVIAGGAVRLVLEAVGIKDVLSKSQGSSNPHNVVKATFDALLQLRSAATIAKQRGISLEKVFNG, from the coding sequence ATTATGTTAGGATATAAAAACGTAGAAAGAGTAAAACCAAGCGGATTAGAGCTTGTAGATAAATTAGTAGGTGTACAACGTGTTACCAAAGTAACTAAAGGAGGTAGAGCATTTGGTTTCTCTGCAATCGTAGTAGTTGGAGATGGTAATGGAGTTGTAGGTCACGGATTAGGGAAATCTAAAGATGTTTCTTCTGCAATTGCAAAAGCAGTAGAAGATGCAAAGAAAAATTTAGTACGCATTCCTATTTTAGACGGAACATTACCACACGAACAAAAAGGTAAATTTGGTGGGGCAAAAGTATTCATCAAGCCTGCTTCACACGGTACCGGGGTTATTGCCGGGGGTGCTGTACGTTTAGTATTAGAAGCTGTAGGTATTAAAGACGTATTATCAAAGTCTCAAGGATCATCAAACCCTCATAACGTAGTAAAAGCAACTTTTGACGCTTTATTACAATTACGTAGTGCTGCTACTATTGCTAAGCAAAGAGGTATATCTTTAGAGAAAGTTTTTAACGGTTAA
- the rplR gene encoding 50S ribosomal protein L18: MALSKLERRQRIKHRIRKIVTGTAEKPRLSVFRSNKEIYAQLIDDVAGVTLASASSRDKEITSSSKAEAATAVGKAIAEKAVKAGVDTVAFDRNGYLYHGRVKVLADAAREAGLKF; this comes from the coding sequence ATGGCATTATCAAAGCTTGAAAGAAGACAACGAATTAAGCATAGAATTAGAAAGATTGTTACAGGTACAGCTGAAAAACCAAGGTTATCAGTTTTTAGAAGTAACAAAGAAATCTATGCTCAGTTAATCGATGACGTTGCTGGTGTTACATTAGCATCTGCATCATCAAGGGATAAAGAAATTACATCTAGTTCTAAAGCAGAAGCGGCTACAGCTGTAGGTAAAGCTATTGCTGAAAAAGCTGTAAAGGCTGGTGTTGATACTGTTGCTTTTGACCGTAACGGATATTTATACCACGGAAGAGTTAAAGTATTAGCAGACGCTGCAAGAGAAGCTGGTTTAAAATTTTAA
- the rplF gene encoding 50S ribosomal protein L6: protein MSRIGKNPIALPQGVEVKVDGNVVTVKGKLGELTQEIKSDITVKVEDGTITLERPSESKDHRAAHGLYRALINNMVEGVSKGFTKELELVGVGYRASNQGQKLDLALGFSHNIVIDLAPEVKVETVSEKGKNPIVKLTSHDKQLVGQVAAKIRSFRKPEPYKGKGIKFVGEVLRRKAGKSA from the coding sequence ATGAGTAGAATAGGAAAGAATCCAATCGCATTGCCACAAGGTGTTGAAGTAAAAGTAGACGGAAATGTGGTTACAGTAAAAGGAAAATTAGGAGAATTAACTCAAGAAATTAAGTCTGATATTACTGTAAAAGTTGAAGATGGTACCATTACTTTAGAAAGACCATCAGAAAGTAAAGATCATAGAGCAGCACATGGTTTATACCGTGCTTTAATCAATAACATGGTTGAAGGTGTTAGCAAAGGATTTACTAAAGAGTTAGAGTTAGTAGGTGTTGGTTATAGAGCATCTAACCAAGGACAAAAATTAGACTTAGCCTTAGGTTTCTCTCACAATATTGTAATAGATTTAGCTCCAGAAGTTAAGGTTGAAACAGTATCTGAAAAAGGTAAGAACCCAATCGTAAAATTAACTTCACATGACAAGCAATTAGTTGGTCAAGTTGCAGCAAAAATTCGTTCATTCCGTAAGCCAGAACCTTACAAAGGAAAAGGAATTAAGTTTGTAGGAGAAGTATTAAGAAGAAAAGCAGGTAAATCTGCATAA
- the rpsH gene encoding 30S ribosomal protein S8, giving the protein MYTDPIADFLTRVRNAIAANHRVVEVPASKLKKEMTKILFDQGYILSYQFNDDKVQGTIKIALKYDRDTKESVIRKIQRISTPGLRRYVGAKEMPRVLNGLGIAIVSTSKGVMTNKKARQENVGGEVLCYVY; this is encoded by the coding sequence ATGTATACAGATCCAATCGCGGATTTTCTTACTCGAGTGAGAAATGCTATTGCAGCAAATCACAGAGTAGTTGAAGTTCCTGCTTCAAAGTTGAAGAAGGAAATGACGAAGATTTTGTTCGATCAAGGTTACATTTTAAGTTATCAGTTCAATGACGATAAGGTTCAAGGAACAATCAAGATAGCTTTGAAATACGATCGTGATACGAAAGAATCAGTAATCAGAAAGATTCAAAGAATTTCAACACCAGGTTTACGTAGATACGTTGGCGCTAAAGAAATGCCAAGAGTATTGAACGGATTAGGTATTGCTATTGTTTCTACATCAAAAGGTGTAATGACAAACAAAAAAGCAAGACAAGAGAACGTTGGTGGTGAAGTATTATGTTACGTTTACTAA